One Oscillospiraceae bacterium genomic region harbors:
- the udp gene encoding uridine phosphorylase, producing the protein MVDYTEGSGKQYHVGLGPGDVGRYVLLPGDPKRCAKIAKYFDNPRLVADSREFVTYTGTLNGVPVSVTSTGIGGPSASIALEELTNCGADTFIRVGTCGGMQEDVCGGDVVIATGAIRMEGTSREYAPIEYPAVPDFGVTNALVDAARDVGVTYHTGVVECKDSFYGQHQPEKHPVSYELLNKWEAWLRMGCIASEMESAALFIAGAYRRVRVGSLFLVVANQERAKKGLPNAQVHDTDLAIRVAIDAIRKMIDKEGH; encoded by the coding sequence ATGGTCGATTATACTGAAGGCAGCGGCAAGCAGTATCATGTCGGGCTGGGTCCCGGCGATGTGGGCCGCTATGTGCTTCTGCCCGGCGACCCCAAGCGCTGCGCCAAAATTGCCAAATATTTTGATAACCCTCGTCTGGTGGCTGACAGCCGCGAGTTCGTTACTTACACTGGCACCCTCAACGGCGTACCCGTCAGCGTTACCAGCACCGGCATCGGCGGCCCGTCCGCTTCCATCGCGCTGGAAGAGCTGACCAACTGCGGGGCTGACACTTTCATCCGCGTAGGCACCTGCGGCGGCATGCAGGAGGATGTCTGCGGCGGTGACGTCGTGATTGCCACCGGCGCGATCCGCATGGAGGGCACCAGCCGCGAGTACGCGCCCATCGAGTACCCTGCCGTGCCTGATTTCGGCGTGACCAACGCCCTGGTGGACGCCGCCAGGGACGTAGGCGTTACCTACCACACCGGCGTGGTGGAGTGCAAGGATTCCTTCTACGGCCAGCACCAGCCCGAAAAACACCCCGTCTCTTACGAGCTGCTGAACAAGTGGGAAGCCTGGCTGCGCATGGGCTGCATCGCGTCGGAGATGGAGTCCGCCGCGCTGTTCATTGCCGGCGCTTACCGCCGCGTGCGGGTCGGCTCGCTGTTCCTGGTGGTCGCCAACCAGGAGCGCGCCAAAAAGGGCCTGCCCAATGCCCAGGTACACGATACCGACCTCGCCATCCGCGTCGCCATCGATGCCATCCGCAAGATGATCGACAAAGAGGGGCACTAA
- a CDS encoding recombinase family protein yields the protein MYCRLSKEDAAKTGPESESIQNQRSMLLRYAAEHGYTVQEVYIDEDYSGADRRRPAFNQMLAAAERREFDVILAKTQSRFTRDMELVEKYLHGKFAEWGIRFIAVVDHVDTQDRAGKKARQINGLINEWYLEDLSDNVRSVLTHKRWQGDYIATFALYGYCKDPADHSRLLPDPEAAAVVRHIFALYLQGYGTARIAHILNAEGVPPPSVYRQQHGGPAHTGSGQWSRATLHQMLTNRTYAGDLEQGRRRKVSYKSARSVRLPRSQWIVVPGTHEGLVSRADFAAVQARLARRGRGAL from the coding sequence ATCTACTGCCGCCTTAGCAAGGAGGACGCGGCCAAAACCGGGCCCGAATCCGAGAGCATACAGAACCAGCGCTCGATGCTGTTACGCTATGCGGCTGAGCACGGCTACACCGTGCAGGAAGTCTACATCGACGAGGACTACTCCGGCGCCGACCGGCGCCGTCCGGCGTTCAACCAGATGCTGGCGGCGGCCGAACGGCGGGAATTTGACGTGATTTTAGCCAAAACGCAATCCCGCTTTACCCGTGATATGGAGCTGGTGGAAAAGTACCTCCACGGCAAATTTGCTGAGTGGGGCATCCGCTTCATCGCCGTGGTGGACCACGTGGATACCCAGGACCGTGCCGGGAAAAAAGCCCGGCAAATCAACGGGCTTATCAACGAGTGGTATCTTGAGGATCTGTCCGACAATGTGCGCTCGGTGCTGACGCATAAGCGGTGGCAGGGGGATTACATCGCCACCTTTGCGCTGTACGGCTACTGCAAAGACCCCGCCGACCACAGCCGCCTGCTGCCTGACCCCGAAGCTGCCGCCGTGGTGCGGCACATCTTTGCGCTGTATCTGCAAGGGTACGGCACCGCGCGCATCGCCCATATTTTAAACGCCGAGGGCGTCCCGCCGCCCAGCGTCTACCGCCAGCAGCACGGCGGACCGGCCCACACCGGCAGCGGCCAGTGGAGCCGCGCCACCCTGCACCAGATGCTGACCAACCGTACCTACGCAGGCGATTTAGAGCAGGGCCGCCGCCGCAAAGTCAGCTACAAGTCTGCCCGCAGCGTGCGGCTGCCGCGGTCGCAATGGATCGTGGTGCCAGGTACCCATGAGGGGCTTGTCTCCCGCGCCGACTTTGCCGCCGTACAGGCGCGGCTGGCCCGCCGTGGCAGGGGAGCGCTGTAA